From a single Lolium rigidum isolate FL_2022 chromosome 7, APGP_CSIRO_Lrig_0.1, whole genome shotgun sequence genomic region:
- the LOC124672880 gene encoding protein MEMO1 isoform X1 produces MERVRRASHAGSWYTNNASKLEEELDGWLMAAGLTKSPDVRAVIAPHAGYSYSGRCAAYAFGNIDPTNISRVFLLGPSHHYYTPKCALSRATVYSTPIGDLPVDQEVIEELKATGKFEFMDLNVDEAEHSMEMHLPYLSKVFKGHNVKVVPILVGAVSSQNEAMYGQLLSKYVDDPKNFFSVSSDFCHWGSRFSYTYYDKNHGAIHQSIEALDRLGMEIIESGDPDAFKQYLQEYENTICGRHPISVLLHMLKHCSTKIKVGFVRYEQSSQCKSMRDSSVSYASAAATVESPGEESKD; encoded by the exons ATGGAGCGCGTGAGAAGGGCTTCGCACGCTGGCTCTTGGTACACCAATAATG CCAGTAAGCTGGAAGAGGAACTAGATGGTTGGCTGATGGCTGCTGGTCTCACCAAGTCTCCTGATGTTAGGGCTGTAATTGCACC CCATGCTGGCTATTCATACTCAGGGCGCTGTGCAGCTTATGCTTTTGGAAACATTGATCCAACGAACAT TTCTCGGGTGTTTTTGCTTGGCCCATCTCATCACTACTATACTCCGAAATGTGCTCTGTCAAGAGCTACAGTTTATAGCACCCCGATTGGGGATTTACCAGTAGACCAGGAAG TCATCGAGGAACTCAAAGCTACAGGAAAATTCGAATTTATGGATCTTAATGTGGATGAGGCTGAACATAGCATGGAAATGCATTTGCCTTACCTTTCTAAAGTATTTAAGGG ACACAATGTAAAAGTTGTCCCTATCCTTGTCGGTGCCGTTAGCTCCCAAAATGAAGCCATGTATGGGCAGTTGCTCTCTAAATATGTGGATGATCCAAAGAACTTTTTTTCTGTCTCCTCAGACTTCTGCCACTGGGGATCCCG GTTTAGTTACACATACTATGACAAGAACCATGGTGCCATTCACCAATCGATCGAGGCATTGGACCGCTTGGGCATGGAGATCATAGAGTCTGGCGACCCCGACGCATTCAAACAGTATCTCCAGGAGTACGAGAACACCATATGCGGACGCCATCCCATAAGTGTTCTCCTTCAT ATGCTGAAACATTGCTCGACGAAGATTAAGGTTGGGTTTGTTCGCTACGAGCAGTCGAGCCAGTGCAAGAGCATGAGGGACAGCAGCGTCAGCTACGCATCCGCTGCAGCCACGGTGGAGTCTCCTGGAGAAGAGAGTAAAGATTGA
- the LOC124672880 gene encoding protein MEMO1 isoform X2, protein MAAGLTKSPDVRAVIAPHAGYSYSGRCAAYAFGNIDPTNISRVFLLGPSHHYYTPKCALSRATVYSTPIGDLPVDQEVIEELKATGKFEFMDLNVDEAEHSMEMHLPYLSKVFKGHNVKVVPILVGAVSSQNEAMYGQLLSKYVDDPKNFFSVSSDFCHWGSRFSYTYYDKNHGAIHQSIEALDRLGMEIIESGDPDAFKQYLQEYENTICGRHPISVLLHMLKHCSTKIKVGFVRYEQSSQCKSMRDSSVSYASAAATVESPGEESKD, encoded by the exons ATGGCTGCTGGTCTCACCAAGTCTCCTGATGTTAGGGCTGTAATTGCACC CCATGCTGGCTATTCATACTCAGGGCGCTGTGCAGCTTATGCTTTTGGAAACATTGATCCAACGAACAT TTCTCGGGTGTTTTTGCTTGGCCCATCTCATCACTACTATACTCCGAAATGTGCTCTGTCAAGAGCTACAGTTTATAGCACCCCGATTGGGGATTTACCAGTAGACCAGGAAG TCATCGAGGAACTCAAAGCTACAGGAAAATTCGAATTTATGGATCTTAATGTGGATGAGGCTGAACATAGCATGGAAATGCATTTGCCTTACCTTTCTAAAGTATTTAAGGG ACACAATGTAAAAGTTGTCCCTATCCTTGTCGGTGCCGTTAGCTCCCAAAATGAAGCCATGTATGGGCAGTTGCTCTCTAAATATGTGGATGATCCAAAGAACTTTTTTTCTGTCTCCTCAGACTTCTGCCACTGGGGATCCCG GTTTAGTTACACATACTATGACAAGAACCATGGTGCCATTCACCAATCGATCGAGGCATTGGACCGCTTGGGCATGGAGATCATAGAGTCTGGCGACCCCGACGCATTCAAACAGTATCTCCAGGAGTACGAGAACACCATATGCGGACGCCATCCCATAAGTGTTCTCCTTCAT ATGCTGAAACATTGCTCGACGAAGATTAAGGTTGGGTTTGTTCGCTACGAGCAGTCGAGCCAGTGCAAGAGCATGAGGGACAGCAGCGTCAGCTACGCATCCGCTGCAGCCACGGTGGAGTCTCCTGGAGAAGAGAGTAAAGATTGA